From Stenotrophomonas maltophilia, a single genomic window includes:
- a CDS encoding anhydro-N-acetylmuramic acid kinase — protein sequence MNTTADADAPLYLGLMSGTSADGIDAALVQFPTTGGCRFVHGLTTRWEPVLRARLVALGEGGPLDSLEELGELDARIAISFADAANQLLAEAGVDPAQVRAIGSHGQTVRHRPLADPAFTVQLGDGNRIAELTGITTVSDFRRRDVAAGGHGAPLMPAFHLGMLGTADEDRAVLNLGGIANLTLIPREGAVRGFDTGPANALMDAWCQRHTGRTFDADGAYAASGAVDEGLLAGWRSEPWFDLPPPKSTGREQFHLAWAEAHMGEGEYAAADVQATLLELTVATVADALLAQQPQTRRLLVCGGGVRNRQLMKRLAARLPEVQVESSAMHGLDPEYVEAMGFAWLAQRTMDGLAGNLPSVTGANGPRILGAIHLA from the coding sequence ATGAACACCACTGCCGACGCTGACGCCCCCCTGTACCTTGGCCTGATGTCGGGCACCAGCGCCGATGGCATCGACGCTGCCCTGGTGCAGTTCCCCACCACTGGCGGCTGCCGCTTCGTGCACGGGCTGACCACCCGCTGGGAGCCGGTGCTGCGCGCACGACTGGTAGCACTGGGCGAAGGCGGTCCACTGGACTCGCTGGAGGAACTGGGCGAGCTGGATGCGCGGATCGCGATCAGCTTCGCCGACGCCGCCAACCAGCTGCTGGCCGAGGCGGGCGTGGACCCGGCGCAGGTGCGGGCGATCGGCTCGCATGGGCAGACCGTGCGCCATCGGCCGCTGGCCGACCCTGCGTTCACCGTGCAGCTGGGCGACGGCAACCGCATCGCTGAACTGACCGGGATCACCACGGTGTCCGACTTCCGCCGCCGCGACGTAGCGGCCGGAGGCCATGGCGCACCGCTGATGCCGGCCTTCCACCTGGGCATGCTCGGCACCGCCGATGAAGACCGCGCGGTACTCAACCTGGGCGGCATCGCCAACCTGACCCTGATCCCGCGCGAAGGCGCGGTGCGTGGCTTCGATACCGGCCCGGCCAATGCGCTGATGGACGCCTGGTGCCAGCGCCACACCGGCCGCACCTTCGATGCCGATGGAGCCTATGCCGCCAGTGGTGCGGTGGACGAAGGCCTGCTGGCCGGCTGGCGTTCGGAGCCCTGGTTTGACCTGCCGCCACCGAAGAGTACCGGCCGCGAACAGTTCCACCTGGCCTGGGCCGAGGCGCACATGGGCGAAGGCGAATACGCCGCCGCCGACGTGCAGGCGACCCTGTTGGAGCTGACCGTGGCGACGGTGGCCGATGCACTGCTGGCGCAGCAGCCGCAGACCCGGCGCCTGCTGGTCTGTGGCGGCGGCGTGCGCAACCGGCAGCTGATGAAGCGGCTGGCGGCACGGCTGCCAGAGGTGCAGGTGGAGTCCAGTGCGATGCACGGGCTGGACCCGGAGTACGTAGAGGCGATGGGGTTTGCGTGGCTGGCGCAGCGGACGATGGACGGGCTGGCCGGCAACCTGCCGAGCGTGACCGGGGCGAACGGGCCGCGGATTCTCGGGGCGATCCATCTGGCGTGA
- a CDS encoding M23 family metallopeptidase produces MHNSEQGRARKQRFQERLHVLHDNALHRKLRQHLPAAFNERWTRRHWMHASLFATIGALVATIVPGFSHTIDAPFADSHTSLALPLPPLSMARQQQVPGDSWQVLRVQRGQTLSDLFDQAGIPASTLHRVLDHPGARESLTKLRPGTEIAFDMPLSGDLRSIRFDRDGDNRVELSLAGDDIKEKVTKRETSTRTVVTSGEITSSLYAAARRAGLSPSAIATMTDDIFKYDIDFSKDLQPGDRFSVVMDETWREGEKVDTSKILAATFTTGGKTYSGFRFDRNGKSEYYDINGRSLKKSFIRMPIPFARLSSTFGARKHPVLGKMRMHKGVDYAARTGTPIMAAGDARVQFAGVQRGYGNVVILDHGRGHTTLYGHMSRFANIKTGQRVAQGTVIGYVGSTGLATGPHLHYEFRVNGEHRNPLTVTMPPPEPLKGAELVAFRAQTAPAMARIQGMEKLIYADASPAPTSRDEAAPEVASAKDKSSAGRKRG; encoded by the coding sequence ATGCACAACTCCGAACAAGGGCGCGCACGCAAGCAGCGCTTCCAGGAACGCCTCCACGTCCTGCACGACAACGCCCTGCATCGGAAGCTCAGGCAACACCTCCCCGCCGCATTCAATGAACGCTGGACCCGGCGCCATTGGATGCATGCCAGCCTGTTTGCGACCATCGGCGCCCTGGTGGCGACGATCGTCCCCGGCTTCTCGCACACCATCGACGCGCCGTTCGCCGACAGCCACACCAGCCTGGCACTGCCGTTGCCGCCGCTGAGCATGGCCCGCCAGCAGCAGGTGCCGGGCGACAGCTGGCAGGTGCTGCGGGTGCAGCGCGGCCAGACCCTGAGCGACCTGTTCGACCAGGCCGGCATTCCGGCCAGCACCCTGCACCGCGTGCTGGACCATCCCGGCGCCCGCGAATCGCTGACCAAGCTGCGCCCCGGTACCGAAATCGCCTTCGACATGCCGCTCTCGGGCGACCTGCGCAGCATCCGCTTCGACCGTGATGGCGACAACCGGGTCGAGTTGAGCCTGGCCGGCGATGACATCAAGGAGAAGGTGACCAAGCGCGAGACCTCCACGCGCACGGTGGTCACCAGCGGCGAGATCACCAGCTCGCTGTATGCCGCCGCCCGCCGGGCCGGGCTGTCGCCGTCGGCGATCGCGACGATGACCGACGACATCTTCAAGTACGACATCGACTTCTCGAAGGACCTGCAGCCGGGCGACCGCTTCAGCGTGGTGATGGATGAAACCTGGCGCGAAGGCGAGAAGGTGGACACCAGCAAGATCCTGGCGGCGACCTTCACCACCGGTGGCAAGACCTATTCCGGCTTCCGCTTCGACCGCAACGGCAAGTCCGAGTACTACGACATCAACGGGCGTTCGCTGAAGAAGAGCTTCATCCGCATGCCGATCCCGTTCGCGCGGCTGAGCTCGACCTTCGGCGCGCGCAAGCACCCGGTGCTGGGCAAGATGCGCATGCACAAGGGCGTGGACTACGCCGCGCGCACCGGCACCCCGATCATGGCCGCCGGCGATGCCCGCGTGCAGTTCGCCGGCGTGCAGCGCGGCTACGGCAACGTGGTGATCCTCGACCACGGCCGCGGCCACACCACCCTGTACGGGCACATGTCGCGCTTTGCGAACATCAAGACCGGCCAGCGCGTGGCCCAGGGCACGGTGATCGGCTATGTCGGCTCGACCGGCCTGGCCACCGGCCCACACCTGCACTACGAATTCCGCGTCAACGGTGAGCACCGCAACCCGCTGACGGTGACCATGCCGCCGCCGGAACCGTTGAAGGGCGCCGAGCTGGTGGCCTTCCGTGCGCAGACCGCGCCAGCGATGGCACGCATCCAGGGCATGGAGAAGCTGATCTACGCCGACGCCAGCCCGGCCCCGACCAGCCGCGACGAGGCCGCACCCGAGGTGGCCAGCGCCAAGGACAAGAGCAGCGCCGGCCGCAAGCGCGGCTGA
- the tyrS gene encoding tyrosine--tRNA ligase → MSSIEEALALIGRGADEILKLEDLRARLQEGRPLRIKAGFDPTAPDLHLGHTVLLNKMRQFQDLGHQVIFLIGDFTGMIGDPSGKSLTRKPLSREDVLANARTYEEQVFKVLDRSRTEVRFNSEWFGKMGAADMIRLAGQHTVARMLERDDFAKRYAAQQSIAIHEFLYPLVQGYDSVALEADVELGGTDQKFNLLMGRGLQEHHGQKPQVVLTMPLLEGLDGVNKMSKSLGNYIGISEPAIDIVTKTMKVDDTLMWRWIELLSFDISQAEAVQLREQVASGGLNPRVVKLRLARELATRFHDAAAAEQAIAGWEAAVTGQGDITQLPLQDVVIPAEGLRIAALLTAAGLTPSNSEANRKLKERAVKVDGDVVEDGQQVLLPGFEGLLQVGKRTFARVRLVTA, encoded by the coding sequence GTGTCCTCGATTGAAGAAGCCCTTGCCCTGATCGGCCGTGGTGCCGACGAGATCCTCAAGCTCGAGGATCTGCGTGCGCGCCTGCAGGAAGGCCGTCCGCTGCGGATCAAGGCTGGCTTCGACCCCACCGCGCCCGACCTGCACCTGGGCCATACGGTGCTGCTGAACAAGATGCGCCAGTTCCAGGACCTCGGTCACCAGGTCATCTTCCTGATCGGCGACTTCACCGGCATGATCGGCGACCCGTCGGGCAAGAGCCTGACCCGCAAGCCGCTCAGCCGCGAGGACGTGCTGGCCAACGCCCGCACCTATGAGGAGCAGGTGTTCAAGGTGCTCGACCGCAGCCGTACCGAAGTCCGCTTCAATTCGGAGTGGTTCGGCAAGATGGGCGCGGCCGACATGATCCGCCTGGCCGGCCAGCACACTGTGGCGCGCATGCTCGAGCGCGACGACTTCGCCAAGCGCTACGCCGCCCAGCAGTCCATCGCCATCCACGAGTTCCTGTACCCGCTGGTGCAGGGCTACGACTCGGTGGCCCTGGAGGCCGACGTCGAACTGGGCGGTACCGACCAGAAGTTCAACCTGCTGATGGGCCGCGGCCTGCAGGAGCACCATGGCCAGAAGCCGCAGGTGGTGCTGACCATGCCGCTGCTGGAAGGCCTGGACGGCGTCAACAAGATGTCCAAGTCGCTGGGCAACTACATCGGTATCAGCGAACCGGCTATCGACATCGTCACCAAGACCATGAAGGTGGACGACACCCTGATGTGGCGCTGGATCGAGCTGCTGTCGTTTGATATCAGCCAGGCCGAAGCCGTGCAGCTGCGCGAGCAGGTGGCCTCCGGCGGGCTGAATCCGCGCGTGGTCAAGCTGCGCCTGGCGCGTGAACTGGCGACCCGCTTCCACGACGCTGCGGCCGCCGAGCAGGCCATTGCCGGCTGGGAAGCGGCGGTGACCGGGCAGGGCGACATCACTCAGCTGCCGCTGCAGGACGTGGTGATCCCGGCCGAGGGCCTGCGTATCGCCGCGCTGCTGACGGCGGCCGGGCTGACCCCGAGTAACTCCGAAGCCAACCGCAAGCTCAAGGAGCGCGCGGTCAAGGTGGATGGTGACGTGGTGGAAGACGGCCAGCAGGTGCTGCTGCCGGGCTTTGAAGGCCTCCTGCAGGTCGGCAAGCGCACCTTCGCCCGCGTGCGCCTGGTCACTGCCTGA
- a CDS encoding M28 family metallopeptidase translates to MPRKLLLCLAAAAALSACKGEDTPAAAPATDTAAAKPAAHSFSPDINAGDFAEMVKTLASDEFEGRAPGSKGEELTVNYIRDQMQRIGLQPGNGDSWFQDVPMTETTADESTVLKITQGGKTTELKFGTDMVVGTRTGQAEVKVDASDLVFVGYGVDAPEQKWNDYAGQDWKGKTVVMFVNDPGFHVDDDKLFDGKRMTYYGRWTYKFEEAARKGAAAALIVHDTAGASYGWDVVKNSWAGPQYDLPAKDDPEARIPVQGWLSAEAAKTLFAGAGLDLAQAYKDASKRGFKPVPLKATAAVDLKSRIAQKQSRNVVGVLPGSKRADEAVLYMAHWDHLGKHEGETGDNIYNGAVDNATGVAGILEVAEAMAHQQPKPERSVVFLAVTLEESGLLGSKYYVAHPTFPLDKIAGVINIDAMSVAGRAKDVTVTGFGSSELEDILKPLAAAQDRTLHGETSVQSGFYFRSDHFNFAKAGVPALYADGGEDLREGGVEAGRKAAADYGANRYHGPKDEFDAATWKLDGTVEDLQLMYGVGKELAGGDRWPNWYEGNPFKAARDAMMKDKAPAK, encoded by the coding sequence ATGCCCCGCAAACTCCTCCTGTGCCTGGCCGCCGCGGCCGCGCTCAGTGCCTGCAAAGGCGAAGATACGCCGGCCGCCGCGCCAGCCACCGACACTGCGGCCGCCAAGCCCGCCGCCCATTCGTTCTCGCCGGACATCAATGCCGGCGACTTTGCCGAGATGGTCAAGACCCTGGCCTCGGATGAGTTCGAAGGCCGCGCCCCGGGCAGCAAGGGCGAAGAGCTGACGGTCAACTACATCCGCGACCAGATGCAGCGCATCGGCCTGCAGCCCGGCAACGGCGACAGCTGGTTCCAGGATGTGCCGATGACCGAAACCACGGCCGACGAATCGACCGTGCTGAAGATCACCCAGGGCGGCAAGACCACCGAGCTGAAGTTCGGCACCGACATGGTGGTCGGCACGCGTACCGGCCAAGCCGAGGTGAAGGTCGATGCCAGCGACCTGGTGTTCGTCGGCTACGGCGTCGATGCACCGGAGCAGAAGTGGAACGACTACGCCGGCCAGGACTGGAAGGGCAAGACGGTTGTCATGTTCGTCAACGACCCCGGCTTCCACGTCGATGACGACAAGCTGTTCGACGGCAAGCGCATGACCTACTACGGCCGCTGGACCTACAAGTTCGAAGAGGCCGCACGCAAGGGCGCCGCCGCCGCGCTGATCGTGCACGACACCGCGGGCGCCTCCTATGGCTGGGATGTGGTGAAGAACTCCTGGGCCGGCCCGCAGTACGACCTGCCCGCCAAGGATGATCCGGAAGCCCGTATCCCGGTGCAGGGCTGGCTGAGCGCGGAGGCCGCCAAGACGTTGTTCGCCGGTGCCGGCCTGGATCTGGCGCAGGCCTACAAGGACGCCAGCAAGCGCGGCTTCAAGCCGGTGCCGCTGAAGGCTACTGCGGCGGTTGATCTGAAGAGCCGGATCGCGCAGAAGCAGTCGCGCAACGTGGTGGGCGTGCTGCCGGGCAGCAAGCGTGCCGACGAGGCCGTGCTGTACATGGCGCACTGGGACCACCTGGGCAAGCACGAGGGTGAGACCGGCGACAACATCTACAACGGTGCGGTCGACAACGCGACCGGCGTGGCCGGCATCCTCGAGGTGGCCGAAGCGATGGCCCACCAGCAGCCGAAGCCGGAGCGCTCGGTGGTGTTCCTGGCCGTGACCCTGGAAGAGTCGGGCCTGCTCGGTTCGAAGTACTACGTCGCGCACCCGACCTTCCCGCTGGACAAGATTGCCGGCGTGATCAACATCGACGCGATGTCGGTGGCGGGCCGCGCCAAGGACGTGACCGTGACCGGTTTCGGCAGCTCGGAGCTGGAAGACATCCTCAAGCCGCTGGCCGCCGCCCAGGACCGCACCCTGCACGGTGAGACCTCGGTGCAGAGTGGCTTCTACTTCCGTTCGGACCACTTCAACTTCGCCAAGGCCGGCGTGCCGGCCCTGTATGCCGATGGCGGCGAGGACCTGCGCGAGGGCGGCGTGGAGGCGGGCCGCAAGGCCGCCGCCGACTACGGTGCCAACCGCTACCATGGCCCGAAGGACGAGTTCGACGCGGCCACCTGGAAGCTGGACGGCACCGTCGAAGACCTGCAGTTGATGTACGGCGTCGGCAAGGAACTGGCCGGCGGTGATCGTTGGCCGAACTGGTACGAGGGCAACCCGTTCAAGGCGGCCCGCGACGCGATGATGAAGGACAAGGCGCCGGCCAAGTAG